In a genomic window of Ipomoea triloba cultivar NCNSP0323 chromosome 3, ASM357664v1:
- the LOC116013803 gene encoding amino acid transporter AVT6A-like, translating into MTIENITVTKEKRSRKSKQVVIDEKSPLLPTKHGEDAGFDEFNGASFSGAVFNLSTTIIGAGIMALPATMKVLGLFLGIAMVIFMSFLTEASIELLIRFSRTSKSVSYGGLMGDTFGKFGRIILQSCILVNNIGVLVVYMIIIGDVLSGTTEDGIHHTGVLEGWFGAQWWNGRLCILLVTTIGIFTPLACLKRIDSLKFTSTLSVALAVVFLAVTVGITIYKIINGTVLMPRLLPDVDNLTSLFKIFTVVPVLVTAYICHYNVHSIDNELEDSTQIKSIVRASLTLCSSVYVLTSLFGFLLFGDGTLDDVLANFDADLGLPLGSLLNDVVRVSYAAHLMLVFPIVFYPLRLNLDGLLFPSARPLVLDNVRFAAISIGLIAVVFLGANFIPSIWDAFQFTGATAAVCIGFIFPACIALRDRYGIATKRDKILCVFMIVLAVFSNLVAIYSDAYTLFKKNASKPE; encoded by the exons ATGACGATTGAAAACATTACAGTAACAAAGGAAAAGAGGTCAAGAAAGAGCAAGCAGGTTGTGATTGATGAGAAATCTCCATTGTTGCCTACGAAGCACGGGGAAGATGCTGGATTTGATGAATTCAACGGGGCCTCGTTTAGTGGGGCGGTTTTTAATTTGTCCACCACGATTATTGGTGCTGGAATCATGGCTTTACCTGCAACGATGAAGGTTTTGGGGCTTTTTCTAGGGATTGCGATGGTCATCTTTATGTCGTTCCTGACAGAAGCTTCGATTGAGTTGTTGATTAGGTTTAGTAGGACTTCGAAATCGGTTTCTTATGGAGGTCTTATGGGTGATACCTTTGGAAAGTTTGGAAGGATTATACTCCAATCATGTATATTAGTGAACAACATTGGTGTCCTTGTTGTGTACATGATTATCATAG GCGATGTACTCTCTGGAACAACCGAAGATGGAATTCACCATACTGGTGTTCTAGAAGGGTGGTTCGGGGCACAATGGTGGAATGGAAGGCTCTGTATTCTTCTGGTCACTACCATTGGCATATTTACACCATTGGCTTGCTTAAAGCGTATTG ATTCATTGAAATTTACGTCTACATTATCAGTTGCACTGGCTGTTGTATTCCTTGCTGTAACTGTGGGAATCACAATATACAAGATAATAAACGGAACTGTTCTGATGCCCAGATTACTTCCTGATGTTGATAACCTGACCTCACTTTTTAAGATCTTCACAGTAGTTCCGGTCCTTGTCACTGCGTATATCTGCCACTACAATG TTCACTCCATTGACAACGAGCTTGAGGACAGCACACAGATTAAGTCAATTGTCAGAGCCTCTCTCACGCTTTGCTCAAGTGTGTATGTTTTGACGAGCCTCTTTGGGTTCCTCCTATTTGGTGATGGAACCCTTGATGATGTGCTAGCAAACTTTGACGCGGACCTTGGACTTCCACTCGGTTCTTTGCTCAATGATGTTGTTCGTGTCAGTTATGCTGCTCACCTAATGCTCGTCTTTCCAATTGTTTTTTATCCCTTGCGTCTGAACTTGGATGGTCTGCTCTTCCCGTCTGCAAGGCCTCTGGTTTTGGACAATGTGAGGTTTGCAGCGATCAGCATTGGGCTTATAGCTGTCGTCTTTCTAGGTGCGAATTTCATCCCCAGCATTTGGGATGCGTTCCAATTCACAGGTGCAACCGCTGCTGTATGCATTGGCTTCATATTCCCCGCTTGTATTGCTCTCAG GGATCGGTATGGCATAGCAACAAAAAGGGATAAGATCTTGTGTGTATTTATGATCGTCCTTGCTGTGTTCTCAAACCTGGTGGCCATATACAGCGATGCATATACATTGTTTAAGAAGAATGCATCAAAACCTGAATGA
- the LOC116013880 gene encoding basic leucine zipper 43-like, with protein sequence MQPTESTELHYLLAPNQNQLPTRSNLSNNPNSPFQHFPLTLPNPSYHPLLQMNPQFQDLIISHPACNFSSNSTSDEAEEHHQQQSLINERKQRRMISNRESARRSRMRKQRQVDELWSQVVWLRNENHQLSDKLSHATERHDQAVQENVQLKEEATGLRQMITEIQLHSPFPAAGCTLKDIHI encoded by the coding sequence ATGCAGCCCACTGAGAGCACAGAACTCCACTACCTACTTGCTCCAAACCAAAATCAACTCCCTACTCGTTCTAATTTGAGCAACAACCCCAATTCTCCATTCCAGCACTTCCCCCTCACACTTCCCAACCCTTCATACCATCCTCTCCTCCAAATGAACCCCCAATTTCAAGACCTCATCATCTCCCACCCGGCATGCAATTTCAGCAGCAACTCAACCTCTGACGAAGCCGAGGAGCATCATCAGCAACAGAGCCTGATAAACGAGAGGAAACAAAGACGAATGATATCGAACCGGGAGTCCGCGAGGCGGTCCCGAATGCGCAAGCAGAGGCAAGTGGATGAGCTTTGGTCCCAAGTGGTTTGGCTCCGGAACGAAAACCACCAGCTCTCGGACAAGCTAAGCCACGCCACGGAACGCCATGATCAGGCGGTTCAAGAGAACGTTCAGCTCAAAGAAGAAGCCACTGGGCTTCGCCAAATGATCACAGAGATTCAGCTTCACTCCCCTTTCCCTGCTGCAGGCTGCACCTTAAAAgacattcatatttaa